From Oncorhynchus mykiss isolate Arlee chromosome 6, USDA_OmykA_1.1, whole genome shotgun sequence, the proteins below share one genomic window:
- the LOC110525265 gene encoding protein Largen — protein sequence MSGTSNVESAEGVVSKVKVKKQIKTIVKDLETILGDLRDVAKELKEVVHEIDSLTCDLQLEEEMTDSSKTDTLNSSSSSTTTTTTASSIDKIKIAIFRPPSVSHAILTVMKKPHPPLPPPRLTPIKAEEHNKNPLSGSLLAKANGTLMRNGVFPGKPNRDLSCCISNSTKEERGLMPMPLLRHEKTKCPQATRERVRFSEKVQYHGYCPDCDLQYDVDNTDMHLQTEFTDDMSPVHQCSSSSPPSQLMLENGGLSVSHSFPPTKLPCVPHSNPSLKPQKTILRKSTTTTV from the exons ATGTCAGGGACATCAAATGTAGAATCTGCTGAAGGAGTAGTCTCCAAAGTTAAAGTCAAAAAGCAGATCAAGACTATCGTGAAGGATTTGGAGACCATACTGGGAGACTTGAGGGATGTAGCCAAGGAACTCAAAGAG GTTGTGCATGAGATCGACTCCCTCACGTGTGACCTAcagctggaggaggagatgaCAGACAGTTCAAAGACAGACACCCTGAACAGCAGCTCtagcagcaccaccaccaccaccacagcctcCAGCATCGACAAGATCAAGATCGCCATCTTTAGGCCCCCGTCTGTCAGCCACGCCATCCTGACCGTGATGAAGAAGCCCCACCCTCCGCTGCCCCCTCCCAGGCTGACACCTATCAAAGCAGAGGAGCACAACAAGAACCCACTATCAGGGAGCCTACTAGCCAAGGCTAACGGGACTCTTATGcgtaatggtgttttcccagggaAGCCAAACAGAGACTTATCGTGTTGCATCTCTAATAGtacaaaggaagagagaggacttATGCCTATGCCTTTGCTACGGCATGAAAAGACCAAATGCCCCCAGGCAACCCGGGAGAGGGTCCGATTCAGTGAAAAGGTCCAGTATCACGGGTACTGCCCTGACTGTGACCTGCAATATGACGTTGACAACACAGATATGCACTTACAGACAGAATTTACTGATGACATGAGCCCTGTCCATCAgtgttcctcctcctcaccaccatCCCAGCTCATGTTAGAAAATGGCGGTCTAAGTGTCAGCCATAGTTTCCCTCCTACAAAACTGCCTTGTGTGCCTCATTCTAACCCTTCCCTGAAACCACAGAAAACCATCCTTCGAAAATCAACCACCACAACGGTTTGA